The DNA sequence TCATTGTTCGGGATTCGGTATCCAAGATTTGCGACCGAGTCAATGACGGTGGCCGTACCTAAGCCTCCAAACATCACTACATCTAGTGGTACCGAAGCTTCGTTGATATTGGTGCCTACAAATAGCGCCATACCACTTGCATTACCGCTATTCGCCAAGATGTTTGCATTGGCATCCCCCAATCCATCACCCCCAGAAGAAGTGTACGGAATAGCCCGCACCCAATTTAACTCAGCTAATGTTGTGGAGTTTGCACCACTAATGCGTTTTTGATGTCCACCGACATAAAAGAATTCCCCTTTCTTGACCGATCCTTCTGTCAAATTGAATTTTAGGGTACGCGCACCACCGGTAGACCATCCTGCGCCCGGTGCGGCACCGGCATTGGGTTGGTTTGCTCCGGCATTGTTGGTCGTGACCACCGCAAAAGGAATTTCAGCAAAGTTGATATCGGCATTGGCCATCAATTGAATATACTCATAGTTGCCATCACCACCTTCTGGATCTGGGCAGTACCCTGTAAAGATCAATGGCATATCACCAAGGTCTCCCGGAATGACCGGATCAGAAGTATCTTCGATATGTGCTTCTGAAAATGGCCATACCGCCATCAATCCATCTGCATCGCCTAACAATATACCTTTTACATTCAGATTGCGTGGTACAGGCAGTGTGGCATAGTTTGCCGTAGGCAATGTTCGGATTACAAGAGTATCCGCGCCGTTGATTATTTTCTTTGCGCCCACGAAGCTGTCTCCTCCCACTGGGGTAGGAACTACTTCTGCGCCACCGATCTGCACAAATGTGCCTTCGTATTCATGCGGACGTTGGTTGATCGCCGATGCAGATACTTGTCTGATCGCTACGGTCGGCACATGGGCGACTACTTCAAGGTCGCCTGTGCGTAGTCCGTCTAGGTACAAGAATGTTTCGCGGCGTAGCGTCTTGCCACTGATGTTAATGCGTAGGGAGTCGCCAATGCGGTAATCTGTGACACCGTCGCCGACCTTTAGCGCGATGCCGTGCAATTTATTGCCTCGTTGCAGCTGTTGTACAATTAGCATGCCTTCGGGAACATTGCCCGATTGTACATCCGATATCACCACACCGGTGGTCCATTGTGCTTCATTCACAGATTCAACAGTAACCTCCACGTCATTGCCTTTATGAACGGCGCGGAGATCTTGGATGGTGATATAGGGGCTAAGTGTCCCCAATATATGATCCCTGTTTTCGCAGGCGGTAAATACCGTGATCAATCCCAGTGCGATGAATAGAATGCTATAGCTTAACTTTTTCATTTTCTAAGTTGGATTATTAGTGCGTATTCGATTAGGGTTTCTGCCACCATACCGGTGTATTGATATTATCCGGCCCTTGCGCGGCTACTGCTTGTTGGTAATTTGCTCGGTTGGCATTTTGCACGTATACCGGGTAATTGAGTCGTACGGGCATTTTTCCCCCGTTAAGATGTCCCGATCCAATTGGGAGCACGGGGTGACCCGTACGGCGGTATTCAAACCAAGATTGCATATCTGTAAAGAACAGTGCATAGTATTTTTGCAAATGGATAAGCTCCATTTTCTGAAACTCATCGAAACTATCATCCCAGCTAGTCAGCTCGGTGGATAGGTAGAACGAGGGTACTTGGTGTCCCCATAGTTGGATTCCGGCTATAGTACCGCGCTCGTAGTATTCTCGGGCTGAGCCAGTGGAAATGTATCCTTTAATAGCTGCTTCTGCTAAGATGAACTGTAGTTCGCCGTAATTCAAGATGTTGCCCAACAAGGGATGGGACATTAGGCCAGTGCTTAACGCAGACCCTTGTACCGGAGGCTGGCCGATCGGGTATCCACTTGGTACGCCAAAATAATCTCCATTGGCGAGTGATGCCCAAGTTACGATGCGTGGATCACTGCGCTCATTGAGTTTGTCGATAAAGAAGCTGGCTGATCTTGGGCCATACCAATCGGCATTTCGCCAAGTAGCGAAAGGGGATACGTAGGGTGATATACCCGTCCACATTAAGATAGCAGAGTCATCATTACTTTGCATAATAGGGTATCGGATGGGATCGTCTTCGACGATTTTTTTGATGATAGCAGCAGTATTGAGTTCTGTTTTATGCGCTAGGCGCAGCGCCAATCGTAGGTACAGGGAATTTCCAAAAAGGCGCCATTTGTACATGTGCCCATTAAAAACGGGATCTGCATCTGCATTTATTCTTTTTTCAAAACTTAGACCATTCAGCAAGGTATTGGCCTCTTCCAGCTTCTCAAAGAGCGATACATAGATCGCTTCCTGCCTGTCGAATGCGGGTTGTACGTAGTTTGAATCACGGCCTAACAACGCTTGGGAATAGGGGATGTCGCCATAGATATCCGTCAGGATGGAAAATAGCCATACTTCTGAAATCTGCGCTATCGCTTTGTATTCCGGTTGATTGAGCTCATCTGCATACTCATAGATATCACGAAAGTTGCGCAGTTGCACATAGAGGTTATTCCACATATGATCTGCTTCGTTGGTGCGGATATCGTACCTAAATATGCGTCCGTCCCCGTCACCCATATTCACTGTCACCTGCATTAGCTCGTTGGTGATACGCTGGCTACGGCTCATGTTGGCACTCACCGATTTCGTTAAAGCAGGAGCGAGAAGGTTCTCGGGTTGCACTCGCGGGCTCGTATTTGGATTGGTGTTGATTTCTTGAAAATCGGTGTTGCACGAGGTAAAGATAGCCGAGCAAACGACTCCTAGAAATAGTATTGTTTTAAGATTTTTCATTGTTAGGATGATATTAAAGGCCAATAACTAGGTTGACGCCAAAAGTTCGCGTGGTCGGGAATTGCCCAAGCTCAAAGCCACGGGTGATGTCGCCATTGCCAAGGGTACCAAACTCAGGATCGAAGGCCGGCCAGCTTGACCAGATAAAGAGATCGCGTCCGAATGCGCCTATCGTGGCACGCTGTAATCCTAGCTTGGCTAGTGTCGCGGGCTTCAAACTGTAATCGATGCGGAATTCTCTGAATTTTAGGAAGTCGGTCGAATAACTTGTTCCCTCGACATTGTCGCGGCCTAGGTGTGCATTATAATAATCCCATACATTGGTGGCAATCACATCGTTTGGTCTGTGGCTACCATCTGCATTTTCGATAACACCGTTGCCGATAATCCCGTTGTAACGTCCCGGTAGCGTATTGGTTGTTTTACCCTGCTCACTATTGACAGCGGCGGTTAACGAATAGCCAACTGCACCAAACTGTGCATCGAACAAAAATCCAACACGGAATTGCTTATAACGAAATTCGTTGTACAGACCTAAGCGAAAAGCAGGGTTGGCTTGGCCGATGTATTGTACCGAATCGGTTAATTGAGGAATACCATTTTCATAGATGATCTGTCCATCCGGTGCACGTTGATAACCGCGACCCCACAACTCATCCATACGACCACCCACGCGAGCCACCATCATACCGCGACTTCCGGGTCCGTTTTGTAAGATCATTTCTTGTTGGTTGTCCGTGAGTTCCAAAACCTTATTCTTATTGGTACTAAAGGTGGGACTGATGGTCCAGATGAGGCCATCTTTCTTTTGAATTGGGATAATGGACGCTTCTAATTCAAATCCACTGTTACGAATACCTCCCGCATTAATCAATACGTTATTCGCGCCGGAGGCGCGGTCGATTACAGCTACCAAATGCTGATTGGTGGTTGTTGCGGTATAGTAGGTCGCATTCAACGTAAACCTATTTCTGAACAAGTTAAGGTCTGTTCCGAGCTCATAGCTGACGGTCTTAAGCGGCTGCAACTGTAGATTAGGAAGCGAGGTAGGGTTTGATCTTCCTCCCGGAAAGGTAGGGTCTACATTATAGGTGTATGAGGTACGATAGGGGACCATCGAGCCGCTACCGACTTCGGCGATAGATCCGCGGAACTTTACCATGGAGAACTGCGCAGGCAAATTGACCATGTCGGAAAGTACGTAACTCAAATTGACAGACGGGTAGCTAAAAGGTTTGCCTTTGTTGGTGGGCGAAGCTAAGGCACTGTTCCAGTCGGTACGAAACGATAGATCGGCAAATAAGTAATCGCGGAATGCCACCGTACCAAATGCATACACACTGTTGAGTACGAGTTCACTGCGAAATGGTGTGCTTACGATGATACCTGCAGGGTTACCCATGTTGAAGATGCCCGGATAAGCGAGTGAATCGGCAGAATTGCGCTCTAGCGCATTTTCATTGCGTAGTGAGCTACCGCCACCGGTGATTCTTATTTTCAAGTCATCGTTAATATCCTTCTTATACGTCAGCATCAATTCGGAATTGGTCTCCGTATTGTTGATGGCTTGGGTACGAAACATTCCTTTTTTGAATTTTTCGGTGTCGTATGGTCGCTGTTGGCTGCGTCTTTCGGCGTTTAAGTCCATGGTGGTACGCACCAAAACATCCCATTCGTCCGAGAACTTATACGTAGCTTCAATATTACCGGTGAGGCCATGTCGCTTGTTCTTGTTGAGCATTTCATAGGCGATCAGATAAGGGTTGTCGACCAGACTGCTGTACGGGTAGTTTTGCACGAGACCTTCCGATCCATGTCTCCAATAATCTTCCAACCAGCTTAGCTGCGCATTGGGTTGCCAAAATGCATTCCAATACATAAACGATTGGTTATTGTATCCCGATGTTGGCAGGTTGTCACTACGGTTCTGTCGGTAATTGATGCGGGTCTGGATACGTAGTTTATCTGTGACCTGATGGGCTGCAGTTAATGATACGTTGTTTCGTTCGTACCCAGTATTTGGGATGATCCATTTATTCCGTAGATCCGTAAAAGAGAAACGTACTTGCGTACGTGCATTTCCTCCATCCAAGCTAATGGAATTGGTGAATGTAGTTCCTGTTTCGAAAAACTTTTTACGCTCACCGGGGAATGCTTCCCAAAGGGTGCGTTGTGTGGCGCGGGTTTGTGTGACAGGGTCATATTGGAAATAGGATTGACCATCAAATTTTGGTCCCCAAGCAGAGCTTGTGCTGCGGGTACTTGGCCCATCTATCCCGTCGTTAAAGGAATAATAGCGAACGCCCTCAGTCCCTTGTCCATATTCATACTGGTAATCCGGCCACCGGGATACGGATTCGATCACCGCATTGGAAGATACCGTGACACCGATACCTTTGTTGATTTGTCCGGATTTTGTGGTGATGACAATTGCGCCATTAGCACCACGCTGTCCATAGAGAGCCGTTGCATTGGCACCTTTTAGCACCGTAAGGGACGCAATGTCTTCGGGATTGATATCGTTGATCCCTGTTCCAAAATCCACGGGTGAGTCGCCTCCCAAATAGGCGCCAT is a window from the Sphingobacterium sp. lm-10 genome containing:
- a CDS encoding DUF5689 domain-containing protein, which translates into the protein MKKLSYSILFIALGLITVFTACENRDHILGTLSPYITIQDLRAVHKGNDVEVTVESVNEAQWTTGVVISDVQSGNVPEGMLIVQQLQRGNKLHGIALKVGDGVTDYRIGDSLRINISGKTLRRETFLYLDGLRTGDLEVVAHVPTVAIRQVSASAINQRPHEYEGTFVQIGGAEVVPTPVGGDSFVGAKKIINGADTLVIRTLPTANYATLPVPRNLNVKGILLGDADGLMAVWPFSEAHIEDTSDPVIPGDLGDMPLIFTGYCPDPEGGDGNYEYIQLMANADINFAEIPFAVVTTNNAGANQPNAGAAPGAGWSTGGARTLKFNLTEGSVKKGEFFYVGGHQKRISGANSTTLAELNWVRAIPYTSSGGDGLGDANANILANSGNASGMALFVGTNINEASVPLDVVMFGGLGTATVIDSVANLGYRIPNNDHYNRFHPETLAPQPFFSMGSNQYRVPHFVPANVGFFIKLGGVFNATTRTWEVARSYYPQPLSKQAPASVLSTGTGVTQQVD
- a CDS encoding SusD/RagB family nutrient-binding outer membrane lipoprotein — encoded protein: MKNLKTILFLGVVCSAIFTSCNTDFQEINTNPNTSPRVQPENLLAPALTKSVSANMSRSQRITNELMQVTVNMGDGDGRIFRYDIRTNEADHMWNNLYVQLRNFRDIYEYADELNQPEYKAIAQISEVWLFSILTDIYGDIPYSQALLGRDSNYVQPAFDRQEAIYVSLFEKLEEANTLLNGLSFEKRINADADPVFNGHMYKWRLFGNSLYLRLALRLAHKTELNTAAIIKKIVEDDPIRYPIMQSNDDSAILMWTGISPYVSPFATWRNADWYGPRSASFFIDKLNERSDPRIVTWASLANGDYFGVPSGYPIGQPPVQGSALSTGLMSHPLLGNILNYGELQFILAEAAIKGYISTGSAREYYERGTIAGIQLWGHQVPSFYLSTELTSWDDSFDEFQKMELIHLQKYYALFFTDMQSWFEYRRTGHPVLPIGSGHLNGGKMPVRLNYPVYVQNANRANYQQAVAAQGPDNINTPVWWQKP
- a CDS encoding SusC/RagA family TonB-linked outer membrane protein is translated as MRATIMLCLLGTTVGQLLLAGPLMGQIHQRKINFTAADMTLYAAIKKLEKEQNLDIAFDDRLLELSSKTVANKSFKTTSIEHVLQNLFAGTTVVFEEKDNGTIILKKAQRPGVLTGVVLDENGEPLPSATVRITELNRTTNTNNDGRFTFSVRPGSYTVTASYISFETTSKNQVLVQEGETMTLSFQLVPAMDEVAEVVVTALGISRQQKSLGYAATELKGDKITETMPNNWTEALSGRVAGVNLVRSGAGPAGSNKIILRGENNLTGDNQALIIVDGVVINNSSGNQVGQGHGAYLGGDSPVDFGTGINDINPEDIASLTVLKGANATALYGQRGANGAIVITTKSGQINKGIGVTVSSNAVIESVSRWPDYQYEYGQGTEGVRYYSFNDGIDGPSTRSTSSAWGPKFDGQSYFQYDPVTQTRATQRTLWEAFPGERKKFFETGTTFTNSISLDGGNARTQVRFSFTDLRNKWIIPNTGYERNNVSLTAAHQVTDKLRIQTRINYRQNRSDNLPTSGYNNQSFMYWNAFWQPNAQLSWLEDYWRHGSEGLVQNYPYSSLVDNPYLIAYEMLNKNKRHGLTGNIEATYKFSDEWDVLVRTTMDLNAERRSQQRPYDTEKFKKGMFRTQAINNTETNSELMLTYKKDINDDLKIRITGGGSSLRNENALERNSADSLAYPGIFNMGNPAGIIVSTPFRSELVLNSVYAFGTVAFRDYLFADLSFRTDWNSALASPTNKGKPFSYPSVNLSYVLSDMVNLPAQFSMVKFRGSIAEVGSGSMVPYRTSYTYNVDPTFPGGRSNPTSLPNLQLQPLKTVSYELGTDLNLFRNRFTLNATYYTATTTNQHLVAVIDRASGANNVLINAGGIRNSGFELEASIIPIQKKDGLIWTISPTFSTNKNKVLELTDNQQEMILQNGPGSRGMMVARVGGRMDELWGRGYQRAPDGQIIYENGIPQLTDSVQYIGQANPAFRLGLYNEFRYKQFRVGFLFDAQFGAVGYSLTAAVNSEQGKTTNTLPGRYNGIIGNGVIENADGSHRPNDVIATNVWDYYNAHLGRDNVEGTSYSTDFLKFREFRIDYSLKPATLAKLGLQRATIGAFGRDLFIWSSWPAFDPEFGTLGNGDITRGFELGQFPTTRTFGVNLVIGL